DNA from Gracilinanus agilis isolate LMUSP501 chromosome 3, AgileGrace, whole genome shotgun sequence:
ttaacatcagggcagtggaaattatccctggctgagggggctggttccctcagcctgatcttaccttctaggtccattgtcAATACTGGCCAGTCAcacttagcaacagcttctccagaccctaaaccatctttcctcagtttccctcctgtgtataaataaacccttagcctggtactgtgagcttctatagttatttataacatcatcctgggctaaggggctgTGGAGAGGGAAGATAGCAACCACCTGACTTCAGAGGAAATAttggccaggcatccattttattcaggaagtgtgagaacttcacttcctgttggttactgcttttactccagcagggaggggatcttcactctccaccttaaaggagcctacagacagcagggagactgactgggcttCACTGCTCAGGCATACACATCCCTGCCTGTCTCAAATCAATTACcgtagttgtaggctccctggcccagggaCTCACTGGTACAGTGAGCTGGTATCAGCTCCCCTATTATCAGCCACATTACCCCCTTATTACAGCCCTTACATCCCTCCTAGAAccatactgagtattggttctaagacagaaaaatggttacaggctaggtaactggggttacgtgacttgtccagggtcacacagctagaaagcgtcggattggaacccagaacctcctgtctccaggcctggtgctctagcctCTGGGCCACCCTAGCTGTCCCTGGGCCAGGGTTCTTAATCTAGTGTCTGTGGActtcaaaaactattttttttaattttgggtaGTTGTTTAATAACCATTTCAAAgtttaattggtttcctttgttattttctatattttacacatttaaaaacactCTGAGAAGGGATCCCTGGCCTTTCCCAGGCCACTGGTTCGTCCCTGATGCCATAACCCTGGCTCTGGGCCAACCCTCCATGCATTATGGTTCTTGTGGCAGCATCCTTCTGTCCCCCAGGCCTGCTAGGACCACTGCTGGCTGCCTGTGGACATTCCCTGAAGGAGAAGCAGGACTCAAGGGGGCAGGGGGAGAAGGAGCAAATGGAAATGGGAAAAGGGGAAGTGATGGAAAGGGAGGGCTAGAGGAACTTGAATCCTTACTAGTCAGAAAAAAAGCAGCTCCAGCCTCTTCATTCCAGGAGGCATTTGCTGAGGAAAACCCAGTGTGTGTAGAGGGGTAAAAATGCAGAGTTCTACTCCCAGATCTTCCACTAAGTGGGACCTGGGACAAATggcctcccctctctaggccttgtttcctcatctgtaaaactaaagGCTGGCTGAGCTAAGCCGGCGACAGACTGGGAGTTTTATGTGAGATCTGGAGTGCCTAAAGAGAACAagagaggcaggaagggaggCGGCAGGGCTTACTGCTCAGTCCCCGCGTGGTGGGAGTGAGCTGAGGAGGGCATAGAGCCCTAGGATGGAGGCAAGAGGCTGGCCGCCATTTCATCACTTGGTTTAGGTAGAATTCACTTCCATGCTTTGCCTCAGGAAACAAAGACCTGACTTCTAGTCCAGCTCTGCTGCAATCATGGGCACATCACCCGAGCCCTGGGAGCCTATTTCCTCACCTCTACAATGGAGATCTTCGTGCTCTCTACCTCAAAGACAAACTGCAAGGAAATCCATTTCAGATTTGCCTAGCAGCACTATTTCATTGTTGTTCTGGGGATGTGAAAGTGCCCAGGGTGTGGGAGGACACCAAGGAGGGATAGGACAGGTCAGGGCGAAGAGAAGGCTTTGACCCAGGCCAGAGAACCCAGTAGCATCTTCCAATGGGCAGTCCTCCTTCAGGCCACCTCTCTGCCAGCCTTTACAAGGATCACAGCTTTTTTCCTGGAACCCTCCACACAGCATGTGCTCCTCCAGGATCCTGCAGAGCCCAGGGCTCCATAGAGCACCCGTGTTACGGGTACCAAAGACGGCACACAGAGGGACTCCTGTGAGCTGcttctctgcccagcagtcccAACAGGAGCACGTCCTCCCTCATGTGTAGGCTAAGGGGCCAGCAGGGCATGCCCAGCACTGAGTCTGAGGGTGGGGccagacactccatctctaaaaggttcaccatcactgccacaGATGCTTTCAGCTCCATTAAATATCAAGAGGGCTTAATCCTAGGTTGTCCCCTCCCTGGCACTCCTACCTGGAAAGGTCTCTTCATTCCTGGTCATCTTTAGTTCTAGAATGACCCAGCTTAATGGTCATTCAGTCCTATGCCTTGTCTCCAgaatagaaaactgaggcccagaaagataaACACTTATGATTTAAACCCACATTCTCTACTTCAAAGCCTCGTTCTTTTCCCACCATATTGAACCACCTCATTtgtgaaaatggggataaattcaTAAGCCTTAAAGCATACAGAAAAGCAGTTATGCATTCAAATGTTTACCAAGCACTTAAtgctatgagaatcaaatgggaaAGTATTTGGAGAAGCTGAGAGAGCTATATGGACACTACTGACCCCTTGGGGGGCCTGGCCATAGAAGAATCCAAAGAGGAAGCAGGGACAGCAGCTGAGCCCTCATCTATGGCGGCTAGCTGGCTGTCCAAGTGGGGAGAGCCTGTTTCCTCAGGGTAGTGGAGGGAGAGGTGGGGACAGCCACCCAAGGGCTTGCTCTGGcaagaaggaatggaaaaatCAATCCCTCGGAACTTCTTGGGTCTAGTCCAAGCCTCAAACATCCTCCCTGCTCTTCCTGTGGTCCTAGAGTAAGTGGAGAAAGTAGAGCTCTATAATGTCCTACCCTCAGTCTAAGGATTTGTGAACTTGAGGACAAAGAggatttaattttcatctttagaGCTCTAGCACCTTAGcaagcacacagtaggtgcttaataaatgcttattaatccCAAATCGGGTATAAAGTCTTAAGGGAGGGTTGGAATACACAGCATGGAAAGCTGAATGTATGCTGCCTCTGAAGGCAAGAGAGCTCACGCACGCTGGGTTCTGGTCTAGCTTTATTGGACATAAGGCGCTTGAGAACTGGGTAAAAGCTGCAATGGCAGAGGATGGGGCTGGAGAGGGAATTAAATGGGTAAGAGGGTGATTCTTAAGAGAGTAAGGGAGggcagaggaggaaaagggaagataggaaggaatgGGGGGGGGCGCCTGGACTCAAAAGGAAGGTGGGGGAACAAGGCACAAAGCTGGCAGGAGAGGGCTCAGAAAGGCGCTTCCCGGGAAGCTCGAGCTGCCATCAGGGCCCGTTTCAGTTGCTCGTAGGTGACAAACATCACTACATTCCAGGAGCCCAAGCGGAGGAAGGAAGGCATGAACCTGGGGAGAAAATGCACAGCGGTTAGATGGAGCCCAGGACCATGTTCCCATCTGCTCCGAGGACCAGAGAGCGCCACGTATCGGAAGGCCCAGTAGTTTCCGGACCAAAGGCCTGACAAGAATTCTCTGGCCCTCCGTCCCCCCCCAGCCCAGGAGCCACTGACCCTTTGTAGAAGGCTTGGGGCCCCTCCTTCCGAAGCATGGTGAGCGCGCAGTGGCCAGCACTGGCATACTGGCCCGAGGCAGAGTTCATGTATCTCGTCTTGACCACATCCACGGGGGAGGCGATGATGGTGGTGCAGAAGCCGGCCCCAAAGGCCGAGGTGAAGTGGCACGGAAGGTCATCTAGAGGAGGGGGAAGGATCCTGAGCCGCTGGGCCCCCCGCGCCCCCCTTCTCATTTGGCAGGCACTGACAGAGCCACCTGCGGGGGACTGACTGCCTCAGGGTTTAAGGGATGGCAGGCAGCTGGGAGGCGCTAGAGGAACTCCTCCGCTCCAGCCCCAGGCTGGTTCCGACTTTATGACATGactttatgggcctcagtttacccctgCCTACCTCCCAAGGTCTAAGAAGAGGGAACTGGCTCTGAAGGCAGGGCCTGGTCTTGGGTGGGGCTACTCCTAAATGTCATCCTCTCTAAAACCAGAGCAACAGCCATACCGCCTGTCACAGGGCGGCCGCCAAGAACCCGTCTACCATTATTTCCTGACTAAACGCTGAAGGCAAAAACCGGGCCCTACTTAAACCCGGTGCCTGCCTGCCTCCAAGGCCCTGCACACAGTGAGCCCTTCTCTAGACAGACAGGCTGGAGATCCAGACTGTATCTTTAAGGCCACGCCGCAGGATCTCCCCAGAGGGGGTGCCTCATACACAGGGTAGAGCCCCATCCCCTCCGAAGCCCGGGGGCTCCAGGGCCACCAAGGACGAGGCTCCCCACAGCCGACTCCCCCCGTACCAGTCATGAGGTGGGCCTTCAGGAGGGCATCTTTGATGAGGTCATAGGTCACCAGCTCGGCACAGTTGACAATAGCATTGCGGGCGACGTTGGGCGAAGTTCCTGGGCGGGAGGAAGGAGAGCTGTTTTGACACAGGAACAAATGGGGGGAATTGggaaggtggagagggagagTCCGGCGCCTGCACGTACCTTTCCACAGGCCCCGAAGCCCCTCCTCTCGGGCGATAGTCTTATAGGCATCCATGGTGCCCTGGTATCTCCGGCTGCCACCGGCACGAGCCTGGGCTTGGAAACGTACCTTCACCACATCTGTGGGTTGGGCTACACCTACTGCCAGTGCCCCTGTGGTACAGCCTGCCAGGAGGCGGCTTCCAATACCTGCATCTGTTGGACAACCAGGGAATTGAAGGTAAAAGTTGAGATTGCCAGAGGTCATTCAGATTCAGAGATTATAACCCTTTCTCTCCCCAACACTGCAACTTCTCCCCCTATAATGACTCTCAGACTGCCTAAACCTTAGCCTCCCTGGGAACCCAGAAGACttgactctttaaaaaatttgttttgccttaaatatattttatttttatcaattacatgcaGTAACAATTTCCCatacaagttttctgaagttataagatctgAATcgtctcccttcccagagaaggtaagcatattgtccatttgtaagaagacaaaatcaaaactccaaaataaaatggtatgctttgatctgcattctgaccccaacagttctttctctgaaggtggatagcatcctttgtcATAAGTCATTCAGaaatgttctggatcattgtattgctgagagtagcgaagtctatcacatttgatcatcccacaatattgctattattgaggtctggttctacttatttcatcaTCACTCATGCCTCagagttcatgcaggtcttttccaactctttctgaaatcatcctgctcaacattccttatagcacaatagttttccatcaccattatatactaGAATTTACTCAACCattccaactgatggacatcctttcaattccaattctttgccaccacaaaaaagggctgctatgaacatttttgtacaagtagaagACCCTGAGTTTTAATCCTGACTGTGACACCTACTGAGAAACCACAGGGAGGTCACGTTAACCTTTATGAGCTTCAGCTCCCTCATTTGTACTAGGAAGGCTCCTCCCAGGTGTGCTGAGAGAGAGCTTAGAAAATCTTAAACTGCTTTATAATGAAAATCACTActtagactaaaaaaaaaaaaaaaaaaaaaaaaagatagggggcagctgggtagctcagtggattgagaaccaggcctagagacgggaggtcctaggttcaaatctggcctcagacacttcctagctatgtgaccctgggcaagtcacttgacccccatttgcctacccttacaccattcttctgccttggagccaatatatagtattgactccaagacggaaggtaagggtttaaaaaaaaaaaaaaaaaaagaaggataattctgagggaaaagacaaaagagaaatctCCTTCTAGTCTCTGCACACCTAACTCAGCCTTCAAAGCTTAACCTTGCCCACCCCATTTGCAGTCACGACTATAGCTCCTGCCTGCTCAGTGCCCTAATTTAGGCATACTCACGTTCAGACCCCTTGGTGTAGAATTGCTTGACAGAGTCATAGAGGCCAATTCGGACAGAGGCAAAACTCATTTGGCGCTGCAATCCAGCCACCAGCCCATTGTACAGGCTGCCAGGGCCCTCAGTCTTCACCATGGTCAGAATGGTGCCTATGACACCCCGGTACTGGGCACTGGTAGAGGAAGTACAGatggccctctgactctctccCTGAATCTGTAGGAGAATGGAAGTGAGTCATGGGCAGCTGGAGGTCAAATGGGCATGGAAGGGACCCTGGGTCTTAGTTCAACTTCATCAACTCATAGATAGGGCAGCTAAAACCCACAGTGGGGAAATGACCTGCCCAGTGCCCTAAGTTGGCAGCAGACTGGAGCCAAATCCACTACACCACATATACTTTTTGCCACTAATTATTTTGGAAATAGGGCAAGGTGAGACATTAGATATGTAAGAAGAGTCTCAAGCCACTCAATATCAATGGCCAATTCTCCTCTATTCCACTACCAAAATCAAGCTGGAAGATGGGACAAAGAGCACACAAATAAAAGATGAGTGGTAGCACCTGAAATTATAAAACAATCTGGAGCCAGATCCCCAGAGCCCTGATTGAGGTGTGTAGGGAGTAGAGTAGGGCTGAGGAAAGCATGGAAAGCTACCAAAACAGAAGGTTGCTACTCATCATTGGGTCTTCCCTTAAGATATAAAATGTCAAGAAAGGTTCTCTTTTGATGGTAACTTAGTCCACTAGAAAGAATGTGGAACTAGAAAATATGAAGTTTAGTTCTAGACCTATGACTAACTCCCTTGGGGACCCTGAGCTAGTTCTGGTCTTCTTTGGCcccagtttctccatctttaGGGTAGTACTAAAAAGGCCTATTTTACCTCATAAGGAtgctttgtgaggatcaaaaaacTTCCTCACTTTCACATAATGCTATAAAAAGTTAAAGTTCCAGATAACTATGTAACTTTATATAACCTTGAGGTAGGtaattattacttccatttttgaATAAATTGATGCTCAGAAAGCCTCATCTGCCCAAGATCCAATAGCTATTAGTAAACAGAGGAGCTGTAGTATGAACTCCCAGGTGCCCAACTTTCCACTTAAAGATGACTATCAAATCACAATCAGTTAAAAATAACAAGTTTTGGAGACTCTGAGGCCATTCTGTAGTTGGGGAGTAAAGTACAAAGCAGGGTACCAAGAACACTAACGGACTCAAAGAAACCTAGACATGAGCCTCTGGGGCTCAGAGTCCTGatgttctaagatagaaaaaaaatacagaatcaCAGTCTGGAGTTCAAGCAAGGCAGCTAAACTCCCAGGGGCTTCTAACCTGCAGCCGGACTTTGGCTGTGTCCAGGGGGAAGGTGATGAGGTCGGCGATGCAGGCAGCAGTACCAGCCCCAAGGAATTTCACAGTGGCTGTGGGGGGCACATCTGTAGGCTTGAATCCAACCATGTTGCAATACTGGCTTTCTGCTACCTCCCGGGAGGcagaggagaaatggaaagatggCCTCCACTGATTGAGCAAGACGAGATAAAGGAACTCTGCCGGAGTCTGGTAAGGGGTCAAAAAAGGCATTATCATGTCAACCACTGGCAAGGTCCTGGTCATCCTTGCTCACTTTTCTAGTCCCTCAATTCCTCAATTCACTAAACTCCCAGCTTCACAGATCACCGAGACCCTTTCAACAGGGGCTAGTTTTCCCTAGAGGGCTTTGAAAAAGTGAGATGGCTCTCCATCCCTTAAATCCAAGAATTTGTTTAGTCTCTAAATGGCATTTGATGCCTACTTTCACCTTTTATGTCCAGTATTTTATTAGGTCAGGCCAAATTCTGCATTTATTCAATATAGTTCTATGTGAAGAAACAAGGGTCCCAAAATAGATTTAACCCATGCTACTAGCATGGAATATCTAAGTCAAGCAATTCAAACTGGAAATCTGGGAGTCAAGAGAGCTAGGTTAGGTCTTGAAAACTGAGCCAAGGTATGACCCAGTGAGGTTCCTTctctctaaagcagtggttcccaaacttttttggcctaccaccccctttccagaaaaaatattacttagcgccccctggaaattatgaaactatttattgaactcagaatagaatgtaatacaaaaaaagtgtggccgtCACccctctcctggatcactgcagcacccaccagggggtggtagcgcccactttgggaatcaccaaaGACCTCTACAATCTGGCATCCCACTCACTTGACTATTTCTAGCTTCTCCTATTACTCTTCTCCATGACCTAGCCAACGTGGGCTACCTTTTGTTTCCCAGATGTGCCTTATGCATGATATTCCTCGTTATATCTAGCATTGTCTTCCTATCACACCCATGCTCCggatcttaccttctgtcttttaacTGACACTAagaactggttccaaggcagaagaaaggcaaggactagacaactggagttaagggacttgccctagTTCATatagtaggaagtatctgaggccagaatggaacacccaggacctcctggctctctatccagtgagctaccTAGAGGCCTCTCTCACTATCTTTTAAAGACTAATTTCAAATATATCAGGGACTCTTTCTATGACCAGTGCTTTCCTCTATCTCAGCTGGGAGTGCTGGTCCTCTCTAATTTGATTATGTGTTAACTTattgtgtatcagtctctgtattgATGTCTTGTCCTTCTACTAGAATATATTCTCTGAGGGCAAAGAGTGGATCTTATTTATACCTTTTACTGTCTTTTAGTATGTAGCAAGAGGTGCTTAGTAATGCTTATCCTGTTGTATTTAAGCCTCAAGAATTTGGCTTCCAAAAGGGAGATCAAAGTTCTCTCTCATTCCCTTCAGCAGATCACAATTCCTGGCCTCTCCCCTAGCCTAACTCTCACAGCCTGCTGTTTTCTGCTCTGACAACAAAAGGTAGTCAGGAAGGCGCAGAAGAGCTCAAGAGGAGATTGGTGGCTCCTGTTGCTgggtgaggaaggaagaaaaggctcTCGCCCTGTGACTAGGATGTGGTCAGGCTTGGTCATGTACAAACAGTCCCAGCAAAACAACTTGTCCCAGTCTCCTTTGCTCTGCACTAGGGGCAGGGGAGTTGGGCTCATGCCAGTTCCTTCTTAGTACTTCTCTCAGCACTAGCCTGGTGTTAGATATTTTCCATATCTCCCACCCTCAGAAGGTGGGAGGGGAGAAACTTTCTTACCCCCATTTTGTAAGAGGTCAAGGGAGCTGAGAGAGAAAACAAGTCAACTGACAAATTACAAGTCAACATCATA
Protein-coding regions in this window:
- the UCP2 gene encoding mitochondrial uncoupling protein 2; this encodes MVGFKPTDVPPTATVKFLGAGTAACIADLITFPLDTAKVRLQIQGESQRAICTSSTSAQYRGVIGTILTMVKTEGPGSLYNGLVAGLQRQMSFASVRIGLYDSVKQFYTKGSEHAGIGSRLLAGCTTGALAVGVAQPTDVVKVRFQAQARAGGSRRYQGTMDAYKTIAREEGLRGLWKGTSPNVARNAIVNCAELVTYDLIKDALLKAHLMTDDLPCHFTSAFGAGFCTTIIASPVDVVKTRYMNSASGQYASAGHCALTMLRKEGPQAFYKGFMPSFLRLGSWNVVMFVTYEQLKRALMAARASREAPF